One Fusarium falciforme chromosome 1, complete sequence genomic window carries:
- a CDS encoding Folylpolyglutamate synthase codes for MRYCCSLLSSYARVRVLAMSSTSTGRCLSTASRSYSEALGLLSQLYSNRQITHLFEKTPGSNSANKPAEDLNALAIPEMRQWLRRAGYEPKDLARLRHIHVAGTKGKGSVSAFATGMLRQYETVGTYTSPHLVSPRERIAIQGEPVSQGLFAEAFFELWERFSDKAKKEGMSTSEAEGPNSKPFFFRFMTILAWHIFLREKVDSVVLECGIGGEYDATNVVPPEAVSVAVLTQLGIDHVAMLGDTVEKISWHKAGIFKPGVRGFVRKIEEKPSVRRVLQERAAEKGAELVELDDALVERWGGVPGRLPGNFQKYNQALAVLAVREHLGMGSDPKTALLDLPDKMVQGLKEANIRGRCEVIQQGHIGWHLDGAHTKDSMQEVAKWFVATLGPDESAVLVFNQQERDAAELLTVLLNAIRDASGRENIFSHAFFTRNDQEKPVDGKKRDLEVQLRVARTMDERAPSCHTKTFDNIQDTVAEVRKIAEQGGSHQKVLATGSMYLAGGILRALEPEGLL; via the coding sequence ATGCGATACTGTTGCTCACTGCTCAGCAGCTACGCCAGAGTGCGCGTCTTAGCCATGAGCTCGACAAGCACTGGTCGGTGTCTCAGCACCGCATCTCGCAGCTACAGCGAggctctcggcctcctctcGCAGCTCTACTCCAACCGCCAAATCACCCATCTTTTTGAAAAAACTCCTGGCTCCAACTCTGCAAATAAGCCAGCCGAGGATCTCAATGCCTTGGCCATCCCAGAAATGCGCCAATGGCTCCGCCGCGCAGGTTACGAGCCCAAGGACCTCGCCCGCCTCAGACACATACACGTCGCTGGTACAAAGGGGAAAGGCTCCGTGAGTGCTTTTGCTACTGGTATGCTGCGACAATACGAAACAGTTGGGACATATACGAGCCCGCATCTCGTCAGCCCTCGAGAACGCATTGCCATCCAAGGCGAGCCGGTCTCCCAAGGCCTCTTTGCTGAGGCCTTCTTCGAGCTGTGGGAGCGATTctccgacaaggccaagaaagaAGGCATGAGCACTTCAGAAGCCGAGGGACCAAACTCGaaacccttcttcttccggtTTATGACCATCCTCGCATGGCACATCTTCCTACGGGAGAAAGTCGACAGTGTTGTTCTCGAGTGTGGAATCGGTGGCGAATACGATGCTACCAACGTGGTGCCGCCCGAGGCTGTCTCGGTCGCTGTCTTGACACAGCTGGGTATCGATCACGTTGCCATGCTAGGCGATACGGTCGAGAAGATCTCCTGGCACAAGGCCGGCATCTTCAAGCCCGGCGTGCGTGGTTTCGTCCGCAAGATAGAGGAGAAGCCCAGCGTGAGGCGTGTCCTGCAAGAGAGAGCGGCAGAGAAAGGTGCCGAGCTCGTTGAGCTAGATGACGCTCTTGTTGAGCGATGGGGAGGCGTGCCAGGCAGGCTCCCTGGCAACTTTCAAAAGTACAACCAAGCACTCGCTGTGCTCGCTGTGCGAGAGCATCTCGGCATGGGCAGTGACCCCAAGACTGCCCTTCTGGACCTCCCAGACAAGATGGTCCAGGGTCTGAAGGAGGCAAACATTCGAGGCCGCTGCGAGGTCATTCAACAGGGGCACATCGGATGGCATCTGGATGGCGCACACACCAAGGATAGCATGCAAGAAGTTGCCAAGTGGTTCGTCGCTACACTTGGTCCAGATGAGTCGGCAGTTCTCGTCTTTAACCAGCAAGAGAGAGACGCAGCTGAACTCTTGACGGTGCTGCTCAACGCTATCCGAGATGCATCGGGACGAGAAAACATCTTTAGTCATGCCTTTTTCACAAGAAACGACCAGGAGAAGCCGGTCGACGGCAAGAAGAGAGACTTGGAGGTACAGCTTCGCGTAGCCCGAACGATGGATGAAAGGGCACCTAGCTGCCACACAAAGACGTTTGACAACATTCAGGATACAGTCGCTGAAGTAAGAAAGATTGCGGAACAAGGTGGCTCACATCAAAAGGTCCTGGCGACGGGGAGCATGTATCTTGCAGGGGGTATCTTACGGGCCTTGGAGCCCGAGGGTCTATTATAG
- a CDS encoding CENP-V/GFA domain-containing protein, which produces MTESSNTKTLEAKCFCGSVHFKVDVPVSSLPFLTHLCHCSLCRYGSGAPCIFHAALPLDVIPKFVAPSSEKNMTGFLVGKGIGTWNFCSTCGCHIACIAIDKRTWTLSTSIFIDGSEYFHIRKHIYSKSTKDGGIAQALTHTRGQDFIDWNPPDDRPDAKIVESRPEVGEDGKERLRVECGCKGVSFTIPRPSQEVMDDEYMSQFVSHRDKSKWHATFDACDDCRLVNGTHVVGWTFIPLSGCEPPIKDDLLIGTAKTFKSSDEVLRSFCGTCGATIFFSHSDRRPGTKQHIVDLATGILRAPEGVMAENWLTWRGRLAWFESGKKYDKEFTESLQEGMNKMVLDRHGVVDDYNIG; this is translated from the coding sequence ATGACAGAGTccagcaacaccaagaccctcgaggccaagTGCTTCTGTGGATCTGTCCACTTCAAAGTCGACGTGCCTGTGTCCTCTCTGCCGTTTCTTACCCATCTCTGTCATTGCAGCCTCTGCAGATATGGCTCAGGAGCACCATGCATCTTTCATGCGGCGCTACCGCTGGACGTCATCCCCAAGTTCGTGGCACCATCGTCGGAGAAGAACATGACGGGCTTTCTCGTCGGAAAGGGGATTGGGACTTGGAACTTTTGTTCAACCTGCGGCTGCCACATTGCCTGCATTGCGATCGATAAGAGGACCTGGACGCTCTCCACCTCCATCTTTATCGACGGTTCTGAGTACTTTCACATCCGCAAGCACATCTATAGCAAGTCGACAAAGGATGGTGGCATTGCGCAGGCGTTGACGCACACGAGGGGCCAAGATTTTATCGACTGGAACCCTCCTGATGACAGGCCGGATGCAAAGATCGTCGAATCACGTCCCGAGGTTGGTGAGGATGGAAAGGAACGTCTTCGCGTCGAGTGCGGATGCAAGGGTGTTTCCTTCACGATCCCTCGACCAAGCCAGGAGGTTATGGACGACGAGTACATGTCCCAGTTCGTATCTCACAGGGACAAGTCGAAATGGCATGCCACGTTTGATGCGTGTGACGACTGCCGCCTCGTCAATGGGACTCATGTCGTGGGATGGACCTTTATCCCCCTTTCGGGGTGTGAGCCTCCCATCAAGGACGACCTCCTCATCGGCACGGCAAAGACCTTTAAGTCGTCAGATGAAGTCTTGAGATCCTTCTGTGGCACCTGTGGAGCGACGATTTTCTTCTCCCACAGTGATCGACGACCGGGAACCAAGCAGCACATCGTCGACTTGGCGACGGGTATCCTGAGAGCCCCCGAGGGCGTCATGGCAGAGAACTGGCTCACTTGGCGAGGAAGGCTGGCATGGTTTGAAAGCGGCAAGAAATACGATAAAGAATTTACAGAGTCGCTGCAGGAGGGAATGAACAAGATGGTGTTGGATAGACACGGCGTGGTTGATGATTACAATATCGGTTAA
- a CDS encoding DUF3835 domain-containing protein, whose translation MSPGKDSLQDLERHRQQLEENVSKLQKALQHWRTWDAEYEALKEEVDAVCKTTETELATIQNGFEGELVNQREIDEIFGSKNRKSKEQILNVLDRRIDYVTKNIESLEKQIEAAENKLAAATVISQPDATDEEGLPITEIIEQLDDDDNVVSYRLNKPGDSLPQVREALEKAGVKDLEEDESISKEEATKEEVPKKKESTVSRSAPESAAAPTLSQEPVQPLPSASKGVSFAADAKTQDGPTPQISRNAKRVEEIMNHAKEQEMISKQQPIIPEDDDEEEAELRRQMLEYSGEIGAVVAELQLEEGDTDDDDDYDFEYSDEGFEDDDDDEDKYGRSTGRIVTDGYRRRMLELEKKLGIKSRFTEKAEQEEEDAESSSDDEGIGRIVVKREAEASSSASKPAPTKSNIKEKQPEASNGKKGVRFASSLDIAPEKEPTTLPVREAPIKEKEPLVEPLSDVIERSGPTKTPEVKSNRKPSRFKKARDTGVPPGPLDVPVKFLDQDRPTAPTGPEGTTLADTLVERETKADPQPPDEIDDEMIHHEVADEYQRMRKKFIQREGGFLKEDESPIQPLDEPDGGKERVSRFKAARLSKY comes from the coding sequence ATGTCTCCAGGCAAAGACAGTCTCCAGGATCTCGAACGGCACCGGCAGCAGCTTGAAGAAAACGTCAGCAAGCTGCAAAAGGCCCTGCAGCATTGGAGGACGTGGGATGCCGAGTATGAGGctctcaaggaggaggtcgaCGCCGTGTGCAAGACAACCGAGACAGAGCTAGCCACAATTCAAAATGGCTTCGAGGGCGAGCTCGTCAATCAACGTGAGATCGATGAGATTTTCGGTTCAAAGAATCGAAAGTCCAAAGAGCAGATCCTGAACGTCCTTGACCGACGCATCGACTATGTCACCAAGAACATCGAGTCGCTGGAGAAGCAGATTGAGGCGGCAGAGAATAAGCTTGCCGCGGCTACAGTTATCAGTCAGCCAGATGCCACCGACGAGGAGGGTCTGCCGATCACTGAAATTATTGAGCagcttgacgacgacgacaatgtCGTCTCTTACAGGCTGAACAAGCCTGGCGATTCGTTGCCTCAGGTTCGAGAGGCTCTCGAAAAGGCTGGTGTGAAGgatctcgaggaggatgagtcGATATCAAAGGAGGAGGCCACAAAGGAGGAAGTCCCTAAGAAGAAGGAATCGACAGTTTCAAGGAGCGCTCCAGAGTCAGCAGCTGCACCAACGCTATCACAAGAGCCTGTACAGCCTCTGCCCTCTGCCAGCAAAGGAGTATCGTTTGCCGCCGACGCCAAAACACAAGACGGACCTACCCCCCAGATTTCACGGAATGCCAAGCGCGTCGAAGAAATCATGAACCACGCAAAGGAGCAGGAGATGATCAGTAAACAACAACCAATCATTCCcgaagacgatgacgaggaagaagcagagTTGCGCCGACAGATGCTCGAATACTCGGGCGAAATTGGCGCTGTTGTCGCAGAGTTGCAACTAGAGGAGGGAGAcaccgacgatgatgacgactaCGATTTTGAGTATAGCGACGAAGGttttgaggatgatgacgacgacgaggacaaaTATGGCCGGTCTACTGGTCGCATCGTGACAGATGGCTACCGTCGAAGGATGctcgagcttgagaagaagctAGGCATCAAGTCGCGTTTCACTGAAAAGGCCgagcaagaggaggaggatgcggaGTCGAGTTCAGACGATGAGGGTATTGGCCGCATCGTTGTGAAGCGAGAGGCCGAGGCATCATCGTCAGCATCAAAACCAGCACCCACCAAGTCAaacatcaaggagaagcaacCCGAGGCATCCAACGGCAAGAAGGGAGTTCGCTTCGCCTCGAGTCTCGACATTGCTCCCGAAAAGGAGCCCACGACGCTCCCGGTGAGGGAGGCTCCTATTAAGGAAAAGGAGCCTCTAGTGGAACCACTGAGTGACGTTATTGAGCGATCGGGCCCTACCAAGACCCCCGAGGTCAAGTCGAATCGCAAACCTTCTCGCTTCAAGAAGGCTAGGGATACGGGTGTCCCACCCGGCCCTCTTGACGTCCCCGTCAAGTTCCTGGATCAAGATCGACCAACGGCGCCCACGGGTCCCGAAGGAACAACGTTAGCTGACACGTTAGTTGAGCGCGAAACAAAGGCAGATCCACAGCCCCCGGATGAAATTGACGATGAAATGATCCACCACGAGGTTGCTGATGAGTATCAGAGAATGCGCAAGAAGTTTATCCAGCGAGAAGGTGGGTTCCTCAAGGAAGATGAGTCTCCGATCCAGCCCTTGGACGAGCCGGACGGAGGAAAAGAGAGGGTCAGCCGGTTCAAGGCGGCGCGACTCTCGAAATACTAA
- a CDS encoding Folylpolyglutamate synthase: MASSSRSYNDAIDALNSLQTPFDIIEARRKAGIRPDAVSIKEMKTYLHRIGYTPSDLDRLKIVHVAGTKGKGSTCAFVDSILSQYQNSYPALRKTGLFTSPHLIAVRERIRINSTPISEELFAKYFFQVWDRLEAAPKGEGDELMAPRPIYARYLTLMSWHVFLQEGVDVAVYETGIGGEYDATNVVERPVASGISTLGIDHVFALGDTVAKIAWHKAGIMKTGSAAFTIEQVPDADEVLRKRAAEKKVDLKVLDIDPRLEAVKIRPDAVFQKRNATLAVALAETALENIGVPLPPKTEPLPKEFVEGLEKVVWRGRCEVKKEEKVTWHVDGAHTSDSLKMSAKWFKDETSGRPGPRVMIFNQQGRSEAVDFLDSVFKATKRDGKPAFDHVIFCTNVTYAASGYKRDFVNRQYDPAEIDKMTVQHRFAEKWLALDPEATVKVMPTIEQSIDYARHVSEGLPEGETVQALITGSLHLVGGALGILEKADAL, translated from the exons ATGGCTTCTTCAAGTCGATCCTACAAT GACGCCATTGATGCGCTCAACTCACTTCAGACGCCTTTCGATATAATAGAGGCTAGGAGGAAGGCTGGTATCAGACCAGATGCCGTGTCTATCAAAGAGATGAAGACCTATCTTCATCGGATCGGCTATACC CCCTCAGACTTGGATCGCCTCAAGATAGTTCACGTAGCAGGAACAAAAGGCAAGGGAAGCACCTGCGCTTTCGTCGACTCTATTCTCTCCCAGTACCAGAACTCGTATCCTGCCCTGCGCAAGACGGGCCTCTTCACCTCTCCGCACCTCATTGCTGTCCGCGAGCGTATCCGCATCAACTCGACGCCAATCTCGGAGGAGCTCTTTGCAAAGTATTTTTTCCAAGTCTGGGACCGTCTTGAGGCGGCGCCCAAGGGGGAAGGCGATGAACTCATGGCGCCCCGGCCCATCTACGCACGGTACCTGACGTTGATGAGTTGGCATGTGTTCCTTCAGGAGGGTGTGGATGTTGCCGTGTATGAGACAGGTATTGGAGGTGAATATGATGCGACGAATGTCGTTGAGAGGCCTGTGGCGTCAGGCATCAGCACCCTAGGCATCGATCACGTCTTTGCGCTGGGCGACACGGTTGCGAAGATTGCATGGCACAAGGCCGGTATCATGAAGACGGGCAGCGCGGCCTTTACCATTGAGCAGGTCCCTGATGCGGACGAGGTCCTGAGGAAGAGAGCAgcggagaagaaggttgACCTAAAGGTTCTGGATATTGATCCTCGActggaggctgtcaagatcCGACCAGACGCCGTCTTTCAGAAACGCAATGCCACTCTGGCTGTTGCCCTAGCTGAGACTGCACTGGAAAATATTGGGGTTCCTCTACCACCCAAGACGGAACCACTACCGAAAGAGTTTGTTGAAGGTCTTGAAAAGGTTGTGTGGAGAGGTCGATGCGAagtcaagaaggaggaaaaggtgaCCTGGCACGTCGATGGTGCTCACACATCTGACAGTCTCAAGATGTCGGCCAAGTGGTTCAAGGATGAAACTTCAGGACG CCCTGGCCCTCGTGTCATGATCTTCAACCAGCAAGGTCGCTCCGAGGCTGTCGACTTCCTTGATTCAGTGTTCAAGGCGACGAAGCGAGATGGAAAACCTGCTTTCGACCATGTCATCTTCTGCACCAACGTCACATACGCCGCCTCTGGTTACAAGCGCGATTTTGTCAACCGACAGTACGATCCAGCTGAGATCGACAAGATGACGGTTCAGCATCGCTTCGCTGAAAAGTGGCTAGCTCTGGACCCTGAAGCTACCGTCAAGGTGATGCCGACGATTGAGCAGTCTATCGACTATGCCCGACATGTGAGTGAGGGTCTCCCCGAGGGTGAGACAGTGCAGGCCTTGATCACAGGGAGTCTGCATCTCGTCGGTGGAGCCCTGGGCATTCTGGAAAAGGCCGACGCTCTGTGA
- a CDS encoding SAC domain-containing protein, whose product MAQFHASKLPYRDINVKVANDSYTFASPSSPDAPALVIDRPTGDLRLSPGGAASAKRATRVSSIAGILGIIQLRLDKYVIFITKAQPMGRLKGHMVYKVAATEILPMRERLIHDPDEDVFIELLKTFLASGPMYFSYSIDLTNSFQRQSSADTSKPLWMRADDRFFFNKYLQSDLIEFRNNGARSQPGAQPAIDPFILPCIFGMLEIKPTTFKSNPLTMVLISRRSRHRGGTRYFTRGVDEEGHVANYNETEQVIILNDSNSGLGGYAGSSDMQSGKYGAGAGQEMQIFSYVQTRGSVPTFWAEINSLRYVPKLQIRGIDAALSASQKHFDEQIRLYGDNYLINLVNQKGRERRVKDSYEKMVEKLMSSPKELHEADLVTDEKFTTIQPEGNRHEFDRLHYVYFDYHSETKGMKMHKAYALIEKLADALDKQGYFRAVDTPSSIDGNLDARKYQTSVMRTNCMDCLDRTNVVQSMFARHTLDRIFEDVGFMARGSSFRDEDAAFEDIFRNIWADNADVISTAYAGTGAMKTDVTRTGNRTKVGALQDARIGITRYFRNNFLDGPRQDSFDLFLGAYRPGSTNIGTTLVFTDRRPILIQAIPYILAFSTFIIFVGLFTRRAPDASVLPMRIFLFFWSIVALWTFSFVWSHGMLYVNWPRLNPRPYAVEGYNEHYAKARKDAVIGPYVAKHERGLSTARYLNAEEGKKRIE is encoded by the exons ATGGCACAATTCCACGCCTCCAAACTCCCCTATCGCGACATCAATGTCAAGGTTGCCAACGACTCGTACACCTTcgcctcgccctcgtccCCCGATGCGCCTGCCCTCGTCATCGACCGTCCTACTGGCGATCTTCGTCTGAGCCCAGGCGGCGCCGCGTCGGCCAAGCGAGCGACTCGTGTCTCGAGTATTGCCGGTATTCTGGGAATTATCCAGCTCCGACTTG ACAAAtatgtcatcttcatcacaaAGGCTCAGCCCATGGGCCGCCTCAAGGGCCACATGGTCTACAAGGTCGCTGCCACCGAGATTCTACCCATGCGCGAGCGGTTGATCCATGACCCCGACGAGGACGTCTTCatcgagctcctcaagacATTCCTTGCCTCCGGGCCCATGTACTTTTCCTACTCTATCGACCTTACCAACTCCTTCCAGCGCCAGTCCTCCGCCGACACCTCCAAGCCCTTGTGGATGCGGGCCGATGaccgcttcttcttcaacaagtATCTCCAGAGCGACCTGATTGAGTTCCGTAACAACGGCGCCCGATCCCAACCCGGTGCGCAACCGGCCATCGACCCTTTCATCCTACCATGCATATTCGGCATGCTCGAGATCAAGCCCACCACCTTCAAGAGCAACCCTCTGACGATGGTGCTCATCTCTCGACGCTCACGCCACCGAGGCGGTACAAGATATTTTACACGCGGTGTAGATGAGGAAGGACATGTAGCCAACTACAACGAGACGGAGCAGGTTATCATTCTCAATGACAGCAACAGCGGACTCGGTGGATATGCAGGCAGCTCAGACATGCAGAGTGGCAAGTACGGTGCTGGCGCTGGCCAAGAGATGCAGATCTTCTCCTACGTCCAGACCCGCGGAAGTGTTCCTACGTTCTGGGCAGAGATCAACAGCCTGCGATATGTTCCCAAGCTCCAGATCCGCGGTATCGATGCGGCTCTCTCTGCCTCTCAGAAGCACTTTGACGAGCAGATCCGCTTGTATGGTGACAACtacctcatcaacctcgtCAACCAGAAGGGCCGTGAGCGTCGGGTCAAGGACTCGTACGAGAAGATGGTTGAGAAGCTCATGTCTTCGCCCAAGGAGCTACACGAGGCCGACCTCGTCACCGACGAGAAGTTCACCACTATACAGCCCGAGGGCAACCGCCATGAGTTTGACCGGTTGCACTACGTCTACTTTGACTACCATAGTGAGACCAAGGGCATGAAAATGCACAAGGCATATGCCCTCATCGAGAAGTTGGCCGATGCCCTCGACAAGCAAGGCTACTTCCGGGCCGTCGACACGCCATCTAGCATCGACGGTAACCTCGATGCTCGCAAGTACCAGACCAGCGTCATGCGCACCAACTGCATGGACTGTCTCGACCGAACCAACGTGGTCCAGAGCATGTTCGCCCGCCACACCCTTGACCGCATCTTTGAGGATGTTGGCTTCATGGCTCGGGGCTCCTCGTTCCGTGACGAGGACGCTGCCTTTGAGGATATCTTCCGCAACATCTGGGCTGACAATGCCGATGTCATCTCCACCGCCTACGCCGGCACCGGCGCCATGAAGACGGACGTGACCCGAACCGGCAACCGAACCAAGGTCGGTGCCCTCCAGGATGCCCGTATCGGCATCACGCGTTACTTCCGTAACAACTTCCTTGATGGTCCTCGACAGGACTCTTTCGATCTTTTCCTCGGAGCCTACAGGCCTGGCTCCACCAACATCGGCACCACTCTTGTCTTCACTGACCGCCGTCCCATCCTGATCCAGGCAATTCCCTATATTCTCGCATTTAGCACATTTATTATTTTTGTCGGTCTCTTCACCCGCCGGGCTCCGGACGCGAGCGTCCTGCCCATGCGTATCTTCCTTTTCTTCTGGTCCATTGTCGCGCTCTGGACCTTTAGCTTCGTTTGGAGCCACGGCATGCTCTAT GTCAACTGGCCCCGTCTCAACCCCCGACCATACGCCGTGGAGGGTTACAACGAGCACTATGCCAAGGCACGCAAGGACGCTGTCATTGGACCCTATGTGGCCAAGCACGAGAGGGGTCTCAGCACGGCGCGGTACCTCAACgcggaggagggcaagaagaggaTCGAATAA
- a CDS encoding MICOS complex subunit MIC60: MLRTSLRSVRVLSGRPSVAAAARQWPIAASRRAAFVGQRHYAVDKKPESESSPILPNSQAVASDKIHETTIDDVGETKAATVDAPKTTPPPPPPPPPAPKKKGFFRRLRNFVFTLFVLGAVGFAGGVWYSRISDNFHDFFTGYVPFGEQAVLYLEEMEYKKRFPNSATSAKSRDADGAVRIPAQSGASWRVADGTRRSSAGPVPAKQEELKAEVPKPKAAEPKPTAKVVEKPAPTPAPAPTPRSESGFKAPEVNEPSRYPPLKPIDLLSLDDAREPVIQDLVHMVNDLILVINADGAHGRYGSSVSKAKNEITKVGGKLKAMKEEFEKKAAGQVRDKIDEFDKAATDLIDRVESAMITQESQWRHEFEEEMKKVRENYEDRVKVLLERERKLNEEKLQNQLLEQALALKKEFVKDVENQVEQERESRLGKLTALSSAVADLEKLTTGWNEVLDSNLKTQQLHVAVEAVRASLEDDHHPRPFIRELVALREIASDDPVVNAAIASVNPTAYQRGISTSSQLIDRFRRVANEVRKASLLPDEAGVASHASSWVLSHVMFKKQGLADGNDVESVLTRTQTYLEEGDLDSAAREMNGLEGWAKTLSKDWLGEVRKVLEVQQALDVIATEARLQSLRVD, encoded by the exons ATGTTGCGAACTTCGCTTCGGTCTGTGAGGGTGCTCAGTGGTAGGCCCTCCGTGGCCGCTGCCGCCCGCCAATGGCCCATTGCGGCCTCGCGGCGCGCTGCCTTCGTCGGCCAG CGTCACTATGCTGTCGATAAGAAGCCCGAGTCCGAATCCTCCCCCATCCTGCCGAACTCCCAGGCTGTCGCCTCTGACAAGATCCACGAGACCACCATTGACGATGTCGGAGAGACCAAGGCCGCTACTGTAGACGCTCCCAAGacgactcctcctcctcctcctcctcctcccccagctcccaagaagaagggattCTTCCGCAGACTCAGGAACTTTGTGTTTACTCTGTTTGTCCTTGGTGCCGTCGGCTTCGCCGGAGGTGTCTGGTATTCTCGTATCAGCGACAACTTCCACGACTTCTTTACCGGATACGTCCCATTCGGCGAGCAGGCCGTACTTTAcctcgaggagatggagtACAAGAAGAGGTTCCCCAACAGCGCCACCAGTGCCAAGTCTCGGGATGCGGATGGTGCCGTCAGAATCCCCGCCCAGAGCGGCGCCTCGTGGAGGGTGGCCGATGGTACTCGACGCTCCAGCGCTGGCCCTGTGCCTGCGAAgcaggaggagctcaaggctgaggtccccaagcccaaggctgctgagccGAAACCTACTGCTAAGGTTGTTGAGAAACCCGCACCTACCCCCGCTCCCGCTCCTACTCCTCGGTCCGAGTCTGGTTTCAAGGCCCCCGAGGTCAATGAACCCTCTAGGTACCCTCCTCTGAAGCCGATTGACCTTCTGTCATTGGATGATGCCAGGGAGCCCGTCATTCAGGACCTCGTACACATGGTGAATGACCTCATCCTGGTCATCAACGCTGATGGTGCCCACGGCCGCTACGGATCCTCCGtcagcaaggccaagaatgaGATCACCAAGGTTGGAGGtaagctcaaggccatgaaggaggagttcgagaagaaggccgccgGCCAAGTTCGGGACAAGATCGACGAGTTCGACAAGGCCGCCACCGACCTGATTGACCGTGTCGAGAGCGCCATGATCACCCAGGAGAGCCAATGGCGACATGAgttcgaggaggagatgaagaaagTCCGCGAGAACTACGAGGACCGAGTCAAGGTTCTTCTTGAGCGTGAACGGAAGCtcaacgaggagaagctccagaaccagctcctcgagcaggCCCTTGCTCTTAAGAAGGAGTTCGTCAAGGATGTGGAGAACCAGGTTGAGCAAGAGCGTGAGAGCCGACTAGGCAAGCTGACTGCTCTGTCCTCTGCCGTCGCGGAtctcgagaagctcacaACCGGCTGGAACGAGGTTCTTGACAGCAATCTTAAGACCCAGCAGCTGCACGTTGCCGTCGAGGCTGTGCGAGCAAGCCTAGAGGATGACCACCACCCTCGCCCCTTTATCCGCGAGCTCGTGGCTCTCCGAGAGATTGCCTCGGACGACCCCGTTGTCAACGCCGCCATCGCCTCTGTGAACCCCACCGCCTACCAGCGCGGCATCTCTACTTCTTCTCAGCTGATTGACCGATTCCGCCGTGTCGCTAACGAGGTCCGAAAGGCCTCGCTGCTGCCTGATGAGGCTGGTGTTGCCAGCCACGCATCCAGCTGGGTGCTCAGTCACGTCATGTTCAAGAAGCAGGGCCTTGCGGATGGCAACGATGTGGAGAGTGTCCTGACCCGCACCCAGACATACTTGGAGGAGGGTGATCTGGACTCGGCGGCGCGAGAGATGAATGGCCTGGAGGGATGGGCCAAGACTTTGAGCAAGGACTGGCTGGGTGAGGTTCGCAAGGTGTTGGAGGTTCAGCAGGCTCTCGAC GTGATTGCTACAGAGGCCCGTCTGCAGAGCCTCCGTGTGGATTAA